The Spirosoma radiotolerans genome has a window encoding:
- a CDS encoding adenylate/guanylate cyclase domain-containing protein: MKAKILVVDDETDLELLIKQKFRRQIREKQYEFVFAHDGVDALNTLSQQPDVDMVLTDINMPGMDGLTLLVKLHESNPMLKAIIVSAYGDMDNIRVAMNRGAFDFITKPVNFEDLELTMQKTMEYIMQLRQTLQAIKENNILRMYVDESVLTFMNRSEFETSLSASETVVATAVFIDICGFTAIAERESADTVVRLLNRYFDVIVKEIIAQGGYVDKFMGDAVMAVFRGEYHFDRAIEAALAARAQVAKLEDNLPNHANYHPQISIGINTGEMVSGNIGSATLRRLDYTVIGDAVNMAQRLQSVAQPGQIVIVESAQQQIAESFTCERIGEVTLKNKSAPVVIYNVLG; encoded by the coding sequence ATGAAGGCCAAAATATTGGTGGTCGACGACGAGACGGACCTTGAGTTACTCATCAAGCAGAAGTTTCGACGACAGATACGGGAAAAACAATACGAATTCGTTTTTGCACACGATGGTGTAGATGCCCTGAATACCCTCTCCCAGCAGCCCGATGTTGACATGGTATTGACCGATATCAATATGCCCGGTATGGATGGGCTGACGTTATTGGTTAAACTGCACGAAAGTAACCCAATGCTCAAAGCCATCATTGTATCGGCTTATGGCGATATGGACAATATTCGTGTGGCCATGAACCGGGGCGCTTTCGATTTCATCACGAAGCCGGTTAATTTCGAAGATCTGGAGTTAACTATGCAAAAAACGATGGAGTATATCATGCAACTTCGTCAAACGCTTCAGGCTATAAAAGAAAACAACATTCTGCGGATGTATGTGGACGAATCGGTGCTGACATTCATGAACCGATCGGAGTTCGAAACGTCCTTATCGGCCAGTGAAACGGTTGTTGCAACGGCCGTCTTCATTGACATTTGTGGCTTTACTGCCATTGCTGAGCGTGAATCGGCGGATACCGTTGTTCGGTTGTTGAACCGGTACTTTGATGTTATTGTCAAGGAAATTATTGCGCAGGGAGGCTATGTCGACAAGTTTATGGGCGATGCGGTAATGGCTGTTTTTCGGGGCGAGTACCACTTTGACCGGGCCATTGAAGCCGCGCTGGCGGCCCGGGCGCAGGTGGCTAAGCTCGAAGACAATTTGCCCAACCATGCCAATTATCACCCCCAGATATCCATCGGCATCAACACCGGCGAGATGGTGTCAGGCAATATTGGGTCGGCTACGCTCCGCCGATTGGATTACACAGTCATTGGCGATGCAGTCAACATGGCCCAGCGGCTGCAATCGGTTGCCCAACCGGGGCAGATTGTTATTGTGGAGTCCGCTCAACAGCAAATAGCGGAGTCGTTTACCTGTGAACGCATTGGGGAGGTAACGCTTAAAAATAAATCAGCCCCCGTGGTGATATACAATGTGCTAGGATGA
- a CDS encoding alpha/beta hydrolase family protein, with the protein MRKLYIILLLISVHWTTFGQTTPGQPLSAGSPAATSPTDLNERFRMLEENLRFANQALAKTVDDLLWYQKLGDVATIDKVRYGSKPPHVVKNPTGQGATNPVVIPAYTFLPKKFASAKKLPLLIFVHDGIHGDFSTLYAHVVRELLDQGYLIIAPEYRGTAGYGGEFYRQIDYGDYENDDVLAGKRWAVENMPQVDPDRVGIIGWSHGGMISLMNIFDHPEDYKVAYAGVPVTDIIARLGYKPQSYRAIFSEATHIGKDPSDNVAEYRRRSPVWNAQKLKTPLLIHTNTNDEDVNVLEVESLINALKAHDKKFEYKIYQDAPGGHSFNRLDTRLARDSREEIYKFLARYLTPPGATR; encoded by the coding sequence ATGCGTAAACTGTACATCATTCTCCTCCTCATTTCAGTCCATTGGACAACCTTTGGCCAAACCACACCAGGCCAGCCCCTATCGGCCGGCTCCCCGGCGGCCACTTCTCCCACCGACCTGAACGAACGGTTTCGGATGCTCGAAGAAAACCTTCGGTTTGCTAACCAGGCATTAGCCAAAACCGTGGATGATCTGCTGTGGTATCAGAAACTGGGTGACGTAGCTACGATCGACAAGGTAAGGTATGGAAGCAAACCGCCCCATGTTGTCAAAAATCCAACGGGGCAGGGAGCGACCAATCCGGTCGTTATTCCGGCGTATACCTTCCTGCCGAAGAAGTTTGCGTCGGCTAAGAAGTTGCCGCTCCTTATTTTCGTCCATGATGGTATTCACGGCGATTTCAGTACGCTCTATGCTCATGTCGTTCGTGAATTGCTGGATCAGGGTTATCTAATCATCGCCCCCGAATACCGCGGAACAGCGGGCTATGGCGGAGAGTTTTACCGCCAAATCGACTATGGCGATTATGAGAATGACGATGTATTGGCCGGAAAACGGTGGGCCGTGGAGAACATGCCGCAGGTTGATCCCGACCGCGTGGGAATCATCGGCTGGAGTCATGGGGGTATGATTTCGCTGATGAATATTTTCGATCATCCTGAAGATTATAAAGTGGCCTACGCCGGTGTGCCGGTTACCGACATCATTGCCCGATTAGGCTACAAACCCCAGAGTTACCGGGCTATATTTTCCGAAGCGACCCACATCGGCAAAGACCCGTCCGACAACGTAGCCGAATACCGCCGTCGGTCGCCGGTCTGGAACGCCCAGAAGCTGAAAACGCCGTTGCTGATTCATACCAACACCAATGACGAAGACGTAAACGTACTGGAAGTTGAATCGCTCATTAATGCCCTGAAAGCACACGACAAAAAGTTCGAGTACAAGATTTATCAGGATGCGCCGGGTGGTCACAGTTTTAACCGGCTTGATACCAGACTCGCCCGCGATTCGCGCGAGGAGATTTATAAGTTTCTTGCCCGGTATCTGACACCGCCAGGTGCCACCCGGTAG
- a CDS encoding cyclic nucleotide-binding domain-containing protein, which produces MLVGVDATDQPTSSQRWQRMLGIRPEESRTVGLFFIHNFLLGIGTILIYVAANAILLENNPETSLPVAYIASAVAMIGVGRVYAYFEHHLALRSLAVRVLLAAVVMTVVVGILVVIGHSVAAAVAIMAGYRLIYLLTNLEFWGVSAVVFDTRQSKRLFGVISSGDMPAKAIGAILAALVHAHADVLRLLLVAFGAFLAALYVLQLTIQSHDVHAPHGADRSTRREPSKLIGKRFGGSELIFYMCLSLAVLAAVATEIEYNFFINVKHRFHDQTDVIRYVSYVLALTYGVAMLAKLLLSRQVLDQFGVQRSLLTLPWVALAGLAGLVVMRYFVASETVMLIYFCGIYLVFEVVRRALFDPVFLVLFQPLLPPQRLKGHTLAKGLYEPLGLGLAGSLIFLLHTTLESGGALVWIALLAGAVWLLRHTYKRYLHELNDAIGRRFLERDQLAMPTVAKTSLLSQLQSSRPDDVLTAISWLDAHNSAELTQQVPTLLEHANASVRRRTLNAVGRMNQKVPVRQLMHIALTDDEPSLRQQAAYLLGRRINAETAELAPLIHHTDLSIRQGAIKGVLELNPHDAVAQAELVQLAKDANPAHQQIALNLIAALHLDDLAPLVSERLTSSNTDVKKGAIAAAGQLANAKLTTYLLQHLTDRAIGRAVTQALKGRGSETIPALRALQNATKDRLTLERIATVCGAIYTPESRHLLNGLAQLPDLVVRRAALRALRRFPNEPADDALFRTLMHEEVQLAQRLLHGSLTDADLTDTLDYELSVLVQRLFDILAQLYDTETITGARLGVGHPARERRANALEMLDNLIPRATYQTLQVLVDDLPRQEKNRILDVELGPFDDTETIRAFILRKGEQVFSAWTINVVLRSLPPADALMAQQALESRFASLSPLLMAHAAHSTDQISAYDRVLLLAQTSLFSQTPENVLASITPIMKEEEHPAGGPIFHKGDLGTGMYVIYTGEVAILDGDTELARFGRGDFFGELALLDTESRSATAEAITDVRLLRIDQDDFYDLMEERSEVLRSIVRSLSGRIRRQNELLANRPTSAQ; this is translated from the coding sequence ATGCTTGTTGGTGTAGACGCTACTGATCAACCTACTTCTTCTCAACGATGGCAGCGTATGCTAGGTATTCGGCCGGAGGAAAGCCGTACGGTAGGGTTATTTTTCATTCATAATTTTTTGCTTGGCATTGGCACTATCCTCATTTATGTAGCGGCTAATGCCATTTTGCTGGAAAATAATCCCGAAACCAGCTTACCGGTCGCCTATATCGCTTCGGCTGTGGCCATGATTGGCGTGGGGCGCGTGTATGCCTACTTCGAGCACCACCTGGCGCTGCGCAGCCTGGCCGTTCGGGTGCTGTTGGCTGCTGTCGTGATGACTGTGGTTGTTGGCATTCTGGTTGTGATTGGTCACTCGGTGGCGGCTGCCGTGGCCATCATGGCAGGCTATCGGCTTATCTACCTGCTCACGAATCTTGAGTTTTGGGGCGTTTCGGCTGTGGTGTTCGACACCCGGCAGAGCAAACGGCTATTTGGTGTTATCAGCTCGGGCGATATGCCTGCCAAAGCCATAGGGGCTATTCTGGCCGCGCTGGTTCATGCCCATGCCGATGTGCTGCGCCTGTTGCTGGTAGCGTTTGGTGCCTTTCTGGCGGCCCTGTATGTGCTTCAGTTAACCATTCAGTCGCATGATGTACACGCGCCCCACGGTGCCGACCGATCCACCCGCCGGGAACCATCGAAGTTGATTGGGAAGCGATTTGGGGGCAGCGAACTGATCTTCTACATGTGCCTGAGCTTAGCCGTTTTGGCAGCCGTGGCCACCGAGATCGAGTACAATTTCTTCATCAACGTGAAGCATCGGTTTCACGACCAGACCGATGTAATCCGGTACGTAAGTTATGTGCTGGCACTAACCTACGGTGTGGCCATGCTGGCCAAACTGCTTTTGTCCCGGCAGGTGCTGGATCAATTTGGCGTACAACGGTCGTTGCTGACGCTTCCCTGGGTGGCTTTGGCGGGTTTGGCTGGCCTGGTGGTGATGCGCTACTTTGTGGCCAGTGAAACCGTAATGCTCATTTATTTCTGTGGTATCTATCTGGTTTTTGAGGTTGTCCGGCGGGCCTTGTTCGATCCGGTCTTTCTGGTCTTGTTTCAGCCGCTACTCCCTCCACAACGGCTGAAAGGCCATACGCTGGCGAAAGGATTGTACGAACCGCTTGGTCTGGGGCTGGCCGGATCGCTGATCTTTCTACTGCATACAACGCTGGAGTCCGGCGGGGCACTCGTCTGGATCGCGCTGCTGGCCGGGGCTGTCTGGCTATTGCGCCATACCTATAAACGGTATCTTCACGAACTCAACGATGCCATTGGTCGCCGGTTTCTGGAACGAGACCAACTGGCCATGCCCACGGTCGCAAAGACAAGCCTATTGAGTCAGTTGCAGAGTAGCCGGCCCGATGATGTACTGACAGCCATTAGCTGGCTTGATGCCCATAATTCGGCTGAACTAACCCAGCAGGTGCCAACCCTGCTCGAACACGCCAACGCCAGCGTTCGCCGGCGTACACTGAACGCCGTCGGGCGCATGAATCAGAAAGTGCCGGTTCGTCAGCTGATGCATATTGCCTTAACGGATGACGAACCATCGCTACGTCAGCAGGCAGCTTATTTGCTGGGCAGGCGCATCAATGCGGAAACAGCTGAACTGGCTCCGCTCATTCATCACACAGACCTCTCTATCCGGCAGGGTGCCATAAAGGGTGTACTCGAATTGAACCCGCACGATGCTGTCGCACAGGCTGAGCTGGTCCAGTTGGCGAAGGATGCAAATCCCGCACATCAGCAAATAGCCTTGAATTTGATTGCTGCACTGCACCTTGATGATCTTGCACCCTTGGTTAGTGAGCGGCTGACGAGTTCAAATACCGATGTCAAAAAGGGCGCCATTGCTGCGGCTGGTCAGCTGGCTAATGCTAAGTTGACTACCTATTTGCTTCAACATCTGACCGATAGAGCCATTGGTCGAGCGGTTACCCAGGCGCTGAAAGGGCGCGGCAGCGAAACGATTCCGGCTTTACGTGCCCTACAAAACGCCACAAAAGACCGACTAACCCTGGAGCGGATAGCCACCGTTTGTGGGGCTATTTATACGCCGGAAAGCCGACATCTATTGAATGGACTGGCACAACTGCCCGACCTGGTTGTCAGGAGAGCGGCTCTGCGGGCATTACGTCGTTTCCCGAATGAGCCTGCCGACGATGCGCTGTTTCGCACGCTTATGCACGAAGAGGTCCAGTTGGCTCAGCGGCTTTTGCACGGCAGTTTGACGGATGCCGATCTGACCGATACCCTTGATTATGAGTTGTCAGTACTGGTGCAGCGGCTATTCGATATTCTGGCTCAGCTTTATGATACCGAAACCATTACCGGAGCGCGTTTAGGTGTTGGACACCCTGCCCGCGAGCGCCGGGCCAATGCCCTGGAGATGCTCGATAACCTGATTCCGAGGGCTACTTACCAAACATTACAGGTGCTGGTGGACGATTTGCCCCGGCAGGAAAAGAATCGTATCCTCGATGTTGAACTTGGGCCATTTGATGATACCGAAACCATTCGGGCGTTTATTCTGCGAAAAGGCGAACAGGTCTTTTCCGCATGGACGATTAATGTTGTGTTACGCAGCCTGCCACCAGCCGACGCGCTGATGGCTCAACAGGCTTTAGAATCCCGGTTTGCTTCCTTATCCCCTCTACTTATGGCTCACGCTGCCCACTCGACCGACCAGATTTCGGCCTATGACCGGGTCTTGTTGCTGGCTCAAACCAGCCTGTTCTCCCAAACGCCCGAAAACGTGCTGGCCAGCATTACGCCTATCATGAAAGAGGAGGAACATCCGGCGGGCGGACCGATTTTTCATAAAGGAGATTTGGGCACGGGTATGTATGTGATTTACACGGGCGAAGTCGCTATTCTGGATGGCGATACAGAACTGGCCCGCTTCGGGCGGGGCGACTTTTTTGGTGAGTTGGCGTTGCTGGATACTGAATCCCGTTCGGCTACCGCAGAGGCTATCACCGATGTACGCTTGTTGCGCATCGATCAGGATGATTTCTACGATTTAATGGAAGAGCGGAGCGAGGTTCTTCGTAGTATTGTCAGAAGCCTGTCGGGGCGCATTCGGCGGCAAAACGAATTGCTGGCCAACCGGCCCACCTCAGCACAATAA
- a CDS encoding ATP-binding protein produces the protein MNVSSPEGIGTVLLAAGAFQFTRRFLDTPTRLPAWEPYLQKIWVVFGVFIGLSALFSIDLSNGWVALGVSLVYVYMLMQLYYYQPARMVLLAVAPFLLFWVIGSFIEHYAPTYYKHNDDFIDNSIGFSTIWLGTFLVIANRQKKTLLKVEQERAREAEERRIIEAKKQELEYLVAERTAEITQQKEELEHALVELKSTQNQLIQSEKMASLGELTAGIAHEIQNPLNFVNNFSEVSIELIDELAEEQAKPDRDLDLEAELLTDLKQNLQKINHHGGRASSIVKGMLQHSRASTGQREPIDLNALCDEYLRLAYHGLRAKDKSFNALFNTDLDASMGVVSVLPQDISRVLLNLFTNAFYAVQQRQKKGETPGYQPTVTVSTRCAGNEAVITVSDNGTGIPEDLKQKIFQPFFTTKPTGEGTGLGLSLAYDIVTKGHNGTLEVESKEGEGTTFIIKLPA, from the coding sequence ATGAATGTCTCGTCACCCGAAGGTATTGGCACCGTTTTGCTGGCGGCTGGTGCGTTTCAATTTACCCGCCGTTTCTTAGACACACCAACCCGGTTGCCCGCCTGGGAGCCTTATCTGCAGAAAATTTGGGTTGTTTTTGGTGTGTTCATCGGCCTCTCGGCCCTTTTCTCCATCGACCTCTCGAATGGCTGGGTTGCGCTCGGGGTAAGCCTGGTGTATGTATACATGCTGATGCAGCTGTATTATTACCAACCGGCCCGCATGGTACTTCTGGCGGTAGCCCCGTTTTTGCTTTTTTGGGTTATCGGTAGTTTTATCGAACACTATGCCCCTACGTATTACAAGCATAACGACGATTTTATTGATAATTCGATTGGCTTTTCGACCATCTGGCTGGGTACATTTTTGGTCATCGCTAACCGTCAGAAAAAAACGTTGCTCAAGGTAGAACAGGAGCGAGCTCGTGAAGCCGAAGAGCGACGGATTATTGAAGCTAAAAAGCAGGAACTGGAATACCTGGTTGCTGAGCGAACGGCTGAAATTACCCAGCAAAAAGAAGAACTTGAACATGCTCTCGTCGAGCTAAAGTCAACACAGAACCAGTTGATTCAGAGTGAGAAAATGGCCAGCTTGGGCGAACTGACAGCTGGCATTGCCCACGAAATTCAAAACCCACTCAACTTCGTCAATAACTTCTCCGAAGTGAGTATCGAGCTGATCGACGAGTTAGCCGAAGAGCAAGCCAAACCCGACCGTGATCTTGACCTGGAAGCCGAACTGCTAACGGATTTAAAACAGAATCTCCAGAAGATAAACCATCACGGCGGGCGGGCGTCTTCCATTGTGAAAGGCATGCTTCAGCATTCCCGTGCCAGCACAGGTCAGCGTGAACCCATTGATCTGAATGCCCTGTGTGATGAATATCTGCGTCTGGCGTACCATGGTTTACGGGCAAAGGATAAATCCTTCAACGCCTTGTTCAATACGGATCTCGATGCTTCTATGGGCGTAGTTAGTGTACTACCTCAGGACATAAGCCGGGTGCTGCTCAATCTGTTTACGAACGCTTTTTATGCGGTTCAGCAACGCCAGAAGAAGGGCGAGACACCGGGTTATCAACCGACCGTAACCGTTAGTACCCGTTGTGCCGGGAATGAAGCTGTTATTACGGTAAGCGACAATGGTACAGGCATACCCGAAGACCTCAAACAAAAAATCTTTCAGCCCTTCTTCACCACAAAGCCCACCGGAGAAGGCACTGGCCTGGGCCTTTCGCTGGCCTACGACATTGTTACGAAAGGGCATAACGGTACATTGGAGGTAGAGAGCAAGGAAGGCGAAGGCACAACGTTTATTATAAAGCTGCCAGCCTGA
- a CDS encoding tetratricopeptide repeat protein — protein sequence MIVRLVLVLLMLQNLSGLQAQDSLRTFLQAELARHPQPDTLRVNRLNELAYVLRGEQPDCTRELAQEALNLSRKLNYRRGEAMAMYGMAVGYDTYSSHTQALPYLEQARKLFTQLNDRAGLARVVSQIGWYYTQRGDYVPALTYSLQAQQLADKTGDLELRARTKARLGGLYTMLGDYQQGLAAQSATIQLYERINSQEGICRVLNGLGELHRLEGNFKRASRYYSKSIRLAQELNSPRLAAQAESNLAAVYVAEGNYDDALNMAYKALTVLMKSNDTEVVAWTQTVLARAYLKQNRIDSALAYGLRARALSRKIGYREVARDANGILAEAYVAKRNFANAYNYQQQYLAYMDTLTGRNTQRQLAVLQYNYGLAEKQTQIALLKKDKALQTEATQRQQQLLLGTLVVMALILGLLFLLYRNNRQKQKANTILQQQKTELQAQRDQTNQALSELKLTQNQLIQSEKMASLGELTAGIAHEIQNPLNFVNNFSEVSVELVQELTEEREKGPDRDDALEAELMADLSQNLHKIIHHGNRASSIVRGMLEHSRTSNGQKEPTNLNALSSEYLGLAYHGLRAKDKSFNAELEKALDSEVGLVSLNPQDIGRVLLNLFTNAFYAVQQRQKQAGAGYQPRVTLRTERSNKEVVVKVSDNGQGIPEELQQKIFQPFFTTKPSGQGTGLGLSLAYDIVTKGHGGILSVESKLGEGTTFVIRLPYLA from the coding sequence ATGATCGTTCGCTTAGTGCTTGTTCTACTGATGCTTCAGAACCTGTCGGGTCTTCAGGCGCAGGACTCCCTGCGGACTTTCCTGCAAGCCGAGCTGGCCAGGCACCCACAGCCCGACACCTTACGGGTAAATCGGTTGAACGAACTGGCCTATGTGTTGCGGGGAGAGCAGCCAGATTGTACAAGAGAGTTAGCCCAGGAAGCCCTGAATCTGTCAAGAAAACTGAATTATCGGCGCGGTGAAGCAATGGCCATGTATGGCATGGCGGTTGGCTATGATACGTACTCCTCTCACACGCAGGCGCTTCCTTACCTGGAACAGGCCCGGAAGCTATTCACTCAGTTGAACGACCGGGCTGGTTTAGCAAGGGTTGTTAGCCAAATTGGCTGGTACTACACACAACGCGGTGACTATGTTCCCGCCCTTACCTATAGCCTGCAAGCCCAGCAGCTAGCCGACAAGACAGGTGATCTGGAATTACGAGCCCGCACAAAAGCCCGTTTGGGCGGTTTATACACCATGCTGGGCGATTATCAGCAGGGGCTGGCTGCACAATCGGCTACTATTCAATTATATGAGCGTATTAACAGTCAGGAGGGCATTTGCCGGGTACTGAACGGGCTAGGCGAGTTGCATCGCCTGGAAGGAAATTTCAAGCGGGCAAGTCGGTACTACAGCAAGTCCATTCGGTTGGCCCAGGAGTTAAACAGCCCCCGGCTGGCTGCCCAGGCAGAAAGTAATCTGGCCGCTGTTTACGTCGCTGAAGGGAACTACGATGATGCACTCAATATGGCGTATAAAGCCTTGACGGTGTTGATGAAGAGTAACGACACTGAAGTAGTCGCCTGGACACAGACCGTGCTTGCCCGTGCCTATTTAAAACAGAATCGAATTGACAGCGCCCTGGCGTACGGCCTGCGCGCCCGAGCGTTAAGCCGGAAAATTGGGTATCGGGAGGTGGCTCGAGACGCGAACGGAATTCTGGCAGAAGCCTATGTCGCTAAGCGTAACTTTGCCAATGCCTACAATTACCAGCAGCAGTATCTGGCGTATATGGATACCCTGACAGGCCGAAATACGCAACGGCAACTGGCGGTTCTTCAGTACAACTATGGCTTAGCCGAAAAGCAGACACAAATCGCCTTGCTGAAAAAAGATAAAGCCCTGCAAACGGAAGCCACCCAACGGCAACAGCAACTGCTGCTGGGAACACTGGTTGTGATGGCTCTGATTTTAGGATTGCTCTTCCTGCTTTACCGAAACAACCGCCAGAAGCAGAAGGCCAACACGATTCTGCAACAACAAAAAACAGAACTTCAGGCACAACGCGATCAAACGAATCAGGCGTTATCGGAGTTGAAACTAACACAGAACCAGCTAATTCAAAGTGAGAAGATGGCCTCCCTGGGGGAGCTGACCGCCGGCATTGCGCATGAAATTCAGAACCCGCTCAACTTTGTCAACAATTTCTCCGAAGTCTCTGTCGAACTGGTGCAGGAACTGACCGAAGAACGGGAAAAAGGCCCTGATAGAGACGATGCCCTGGAGGCCGAATTAATGGCCGATTTGTCGCAGAATCTGCATAAAATAATTCACCACGGTAATCGGGCGTCGAGCATTGTTCGGGGTATGCTGGAACATTCCCGGACAAGCAACGGCCAGAAAGAACCGACCAACCTGAATGCCTTGAGCAGCGAATACCTGGGCCTAGCCTATCATGGCTTACGCGCCAAAGACAAGTCATTCAATGCGGAATTGGAGAAAGCGTTAGATTCAGAAGTAGGTTTGGTCAGCCTTAACCCGCAGGATATAGGCCGGGTACTGCTGAACCTGTTCACAAATGCCTTTTATGCAGTTCAACAACGCCAGAAACAGGCCGGAGCTGGCTACCAACCCCGCGTAACCCTGCGTACAGAGCGAAGCAACAAAGAAGTCGTTGTCAAGGTCAGCGACAATGGACAGGGCATTCCAGAAGAGCTTCAGCAAAAGATTTTTCAGCCCTTTTTTACCACAAAACCGTCTGGGCAAGGCACTGGTTTGGGCTTATCTCTGGCGTACGATATTGTTACTAAGGGGCATGGTGGTATCTTAAGCGTTGAAAGTAAGCTAGGCGAGGGCACAACCTTTGTCATTCGTCTTCCTTACTTGGCTTAA
- a CDS encoding GNAT family N-acetyltransferase — MMPTIAQSDEDIRRCLPAMLALRPHLTPEQAFEQIRFQQANEGFVLAFIAGDDPSAPAPAVTGYRTLNFLYSGKTIYIDDLSTLPAARGKGYASALVDFVVEQARQTGCQCVSLDSGQNPARYDAHRLYLNKGFNITSHHFKLDLL; from the coding sequence ATGATGCCTACCATTGCCCAGTCTGACGAAGACATCCGCCGTTGTTTGCCCGCTATGCTGGCGCTTCGCCCACACCTGACACCCGAGCAGGCCTTCGAGCAAATCCGCTTTCAACAAGCCAATGAAGGCTTCGTGCTGGCCTTTATTGCGGGCGATGACCCATCGGCGCCCGCGCCTGCCGTAACAGGCTATCGCACGCTGAATTTTCTATACAGTGGCAAAACGATTTACATCGACGATCTGTCGACGCTGCCTGCTGCGCGGGGAAAAGGGTACGCCAGCGCCCTGGTCGATTTTGTGGTGGAGCAGGCCCGCCAGACTGGCTGCCAGTGCGTGTCGCTCGACTCAGGTCAGAACCCGGCCCGCTACGATGCCCACCGGCTGTATCTCAACAAAGGATTTAATATAACCAGTCATCATTTTAAACTGGATTTGCTGTAG
- a CDS encoding ABC transporter permease produces the protein MNLFRISWSNLKDKPLSSFLSGLLMTFGITIISLLLLLNKQLDDQFRKNIKGIDMVLGAKGSPLQLILSSIYQIDSPTGNMPLEEAERLTRNPMIKTAIPLSMGDNYQSFRIVGTNKKYIDHFGASIAQGKLFQQELETVIGPRVAAVTGLKIGDTFAGSHGLDKDGDVHANTKYKVVGILSPTNTVADQLILTPLSSVWAIHEHHEAHHEAGEAQEDEASEEAPREITSMLIKFRNPMGMMLARGINSNSKLQAALPNIEINRLFSLLGVGVETLRGLAAVIMLISGISVFVSLYNSLKERRYEMALMLSMGATRAQLFGMLLLEGLVLALIGFVLGVLFSRLGLWLFSNSVSSEYHYNLAAFNILPEEWILLGVAILIGLLAAALPALGVYRMNISRTLAEE, from the coding sequence ATGAATCTGTTCCGAATTAGTTGGAGTAATCTTAAAGACAAACCCTTAAGCAGTTTTCTGAGTGGGCTTCTCATGACATTCGGCATCACGATTATCTCGCTGTTGCTGTTACTCAACAAGCAGTTAGATGACCAGTTCCGCAAGAATATTAAAGGAATCGACATGGTGCTGGGCGCCAAAGGAAGCCCGCTCCAGTTGATTTTATCCAGCATTTATCAGATTGATTCGCCAACGGGAAACATGCCGCTTGAGGAAGCGGAGCGCCTGACACGCAACCCGATGATCAAAACGGCCATTCCTCTCTCAATGGGCGATAATTATCAGTCGTTCCGGATTGTTGGGACCAACAAGAAATACATCGATCACTTTGGCGCTTCCATAGCCCAGGGAAAACTGTTCCAGCAAGAGTTGGAGACCGTGATTGGCCCACGGGTGGCGGCTGTAACGGGCCTTAAGATTGGTGACACCTTTGCCGGTTCGCACGGGCTGGACAAGGACGGCGACGTCCATGCGAACACCAAGTATAAGGTTGTCGGCATTTTAAGTCCGACAAATACCGTTGCCGACCAGCTTATTCTTACGCCTTTATCGAGCGTTTGGGCTATTCATGAACACCACGAGGCCCATCATGAAGCTGGTGAAGCACAGGAAGATGAAGCATCTGAAGAAGCTCCCCGCGAGATAACCAGCATGCTTATTAAATTTCGGAACCCAATGGGCATGATGCTGGCCCGAGGCATCAACAGCAACTCTAAACTTCAGGCGGCCCTACCTAACATTGAGATTAACCGACTGTTTTCTTTACTCGGTGTTGGCGTTGAAACACTGCGCGGACTGGCTGCTGTCATCATGCTCATTTCGGGCATCAGCGTGTTTGTATCGCTCTACAACTCATTGAAGGAAAGGCGCTACGAGATGGCTCTGATGCTATCGATGGGCGCTACCCGTGCTCAACTGTTCGGCATGTTACTGCTCGAAGGTCTGGTACTTGCCCTCATTGGATTTGTTTTAGGTGTTTTGTTTAGCCGCCTTGGTTTATGGCTGTTCTCAAACAGTGTATCATCTGAGTACCACTATAATCTGGCTGCGTTTAATATTCTGCCTGAAGAGTGGATTTTGTTAGGTGTTGCTATTCTCATTGGCCTGCTGGCAGCAGCTCTCCCAGCGCTGGGCGTATACCGGATGAATATTTCCCGAACATTGGCAGAAGAATAG
- a CDS encoding response regulator → MMKVLVVDDETDVKDLFLQRFRREIRNAEFQLAFANSGEEALTYLASHTSEVILILSDINMPGMSGFELLRHIRQDFQAPPAPVVMMITAYGDPESQAQAVTLGANDFLTKPLDFTLLKQKLHDLT, encoded by the coding sequence ATGATGAAAGTTTTAGTGGTTGACGACGAAACAGACGTAAAAGATTTGTTTCTCCAGCGGTTCCGTCGGGAAATCCGTAACGCTGAATTTCAGCTGGCTTTTGCTAATTCGGGTGAAGAGGCCCTTACCTATCTAGCCAGTCATACATCGGAGGTTATCTTGATTTTGTCTGACATTAACATGCCAGGCATGAGCGGGTTTGAGCTTTTGCGTCATATACGCCAGGATTTTCAGGCGCCCCCGGCTCCGGTTGTCATGATGATTACGGCCTACGGCGACCCCGAATCGCAGGCGCAGGCCGTGACACTGGGTGCCAATGATTTTCTGACAAAACCGCTCGATTTTACACTCCTCAAACAAAAACTTCACGATTTAACATGA